A DNA window from Caretta caretta isolate rCarCar2 chromosome 7, rCarCar1.hap1, whole genome shotgun sequence contains the following coding sequences:
- the PRDX3 gene encoding thioredoxin-dependent peroxide reductase, mitochondrial has protein sequence MAAALRRLLRPSVARATTPFSWGACAAALRPPVPAAAAAAVGRECTARAELPLPRFHFSTSSSRFVPAVTQHAPYFKGTVVVNGEFKELSLDDFKGKYLVLFFYPLDFTFVCPTEIVAFSDKANEFHDVNCEVVAVSVDSHFCHLAWINTPRKSGGLGHMNIPLLSDLTKQISRDYGVLLEGSGLALRGLFIIDPNGVIKHLSINDLPVGRSVEETLRLVKAFQYVETHGEVCPANWTPESPTIKPSPEASKEYFEKVHK, from the exons ATGGCTGCTGCCTTGCGAAGGTTGCTGAGGCCCTCG GTAGCCCGAGCAACAACTCCCTTCTCCTGGGGGGCCTGTGCGGCTGCCCTGCGGCcccctgttcctgctgctgccgccgccgccgtcGGGAGGGAATGCACGGCTcgggcagagctgccccttccccgGTTCCATTTCAGCACCA GTTCTTCAAGGTTTGTTCCTGCCGTTACCCAACATGCCCCATATTTTAAAGGAACAGTTGTTGTCAATGGAGAGTTCAAAGAGTTGAGCCTAGATGACTTTAAGGGAAAATATCTGGTACTTTTCTTCTACCCTTTGGATTT CACTTTTGTATGCCCGACAGAAATTGTGGCTTTCAGTGACAAAGCTAATGAATTTCATGATGTGAACTGTGAGGTCGTTGCTGTATCTGTGGATTCTCACTTTTGTCATCTGGCCTGGATAAATACACCGCGAAAG AGTGGTGGCTTGGGACATATGAATATCCCACTTCTGTCAGACCTGACGAAACAAATCTCCCGAGATTATGGTGTGCTGTTAGAAGGATCTGGTCTAGCACTAAG AGGTCTCTTCATCATTGATCCTAATGGAGTCATCAAGCATCTGAGTATCAATGATCTCCCTGTTGGCCGCAGTGTGGAAGAGACCCTTCGCTTGGTGAAGGCATTCCAGTATGTGGAAACTCATGGAGAGGTTTGCCCAGCAAACTGGACTCCAGAGTCCCCTACG ATCAAGCCAAGTCCAGAAGCTTCTAAAGAGTACTTTGAGAAAGTGCATAAATAG